CAGATCCGGGCGTTCCTGAGCACGCGCCGGGCCAGGATCAGCCCCGGGCAGGCCGGGCTGCCCGTCTATCGCGGCGAGCACCGACGGGTATCGGGCCTGCGCCGCGAGGAGGTCGCCGTCCTCGCCGGGATCTCAACCGAGTACTACACCCGGTTCGAGCGCGGCAACGCCACCGGCGTCTCTGAGAGCGTCATCGACGGCATCGCGCACGCGCTGCAGCTCGATGACGCTGAGCGGACGCACCTGCTCGACCTGATCCGGACCGCCGGCCGTACCAGCCGGCCGCGCCGAAGGCCTGCCCCGCAACACGTCCGGCCCGCGGTCCAGCGGGTCATCGACTCGATGACCGGCACGCCCGCGCTCGTGCTTAACGGCCGGCTGGACATCCTGACCGCCAACGCCCTGGGGTACGCGCTCTACTCACCGGTCTACGCCGACCCGGTCCGGCCGGCCAACAACGCCCGGTTCCTCTTCCTCGACCCGCACGC
Above is a window of Acidimicrobiia bacterium DNA encoding:
- a CDS encoding helix-turn-helix transcriptional regulator produces the protein MAGKSDAGDIRGDVRGQIRAFLSTRRARISPGQAGLPVYRGEHRRVSGLRREEVAVLAGISTEYYTRFERGNATGVSESVIDGIAHALQLDDAERTHLLDLIRTAGRTSRPRRRPAPQHVRPAVQRVIDSMTGTPALVLNGRLDILTANALGYALYSPVYADPVRPANNARFLFLDPHATEFFRDWDKVASDTVAMLRAEAGRDPYDRGLSDLIGELSTRSDQFRVRWAAHNVRIHTTGVKLIRHPVVGDLDLPFESFPIPAEPSQSLLTYTTEPGSPSHDALSLLASWATSPAHDSQASPHDND